One genomic region from Cyclopterus lumpus isolate fCycLum1 chromosome 20, fCycLum1.pri, whole genome shotgun sequence encodes:
- the LOC117749467 gene encoding proteasome maturation protein-like isoform X2, producing MNTRGLRSQLKDSVPVAGLCPQGAYGVQDSLRSGFTSIKNELLPSHPLELSEKNFQPNQDKMNFSTLRSIQGLHAPLKLQMEYRAARQFVSHSSLPLLSVLLPPPSRSSVCRSCRVQTWLWIH from the exons ATG AACACTCGAGGACTTCGCTCTCAGCTGAAAGACAGCGTCCCTGTGGCCGGCTTGTGTCCGCAGGGAGCGTACGGCGTGCAGGACTCTCTGCGCAGCGG CTTTACCAGCATAAAGAATGAACTTCTTCCAAGCCACCCACTGGAGCTGTCAGAGAAAAAT TTCCAGCCAAACCAGGACAAGATGAATTTCTCTACACTCAGAAGCATCCAGGGTCTTCATGCTCCGCTCAAACTGCAGATGGAGTACAGGGCAGctagacag TTTGTAAGTCACTCTTCTCTCCCGTTGCTCTCGGTGttgctccctcctccttccagaTCCAGCGTCTGCCGTTCTTGCAGAGTTCAAACCTGGCTCTGGATACATTGA
- the slc22a17 gene encoding solute carrier family 22 member 17 has translation MMISPDSPPLVSPSPCPPPPPSLPSSPVPSSPAHSSSSLPAPPSLPPTGEVMVLALGRKKQRVLIALSILPNLFLAFLLSSDPLITLSSPHHCHLPGPLPSPEVLNASLPWEKGVRPGDSGGLSQCKQYVNGSQSAVVDCEAGWDHNVTEGLRNNIVTQWDLVCGQYWLVPVEEVCFILGVLTGCLGLGFAADRLGRSKTLLASLTLSVVFGVLVCVSPYPSIFIVMRFCLAAASAGVYLTLYITRLELCEPSLRLLVTMLAGLMTVAGELLLLAVALGCQSWRGLLGAGAAPLTLFLSYGIPGLFPESPRWLLLSERSADMNSFTERRNSNRDVRDDESFTELDSEPAPSSRPHLSFPELFHSRNIWKNMCVLGFTSFIAHGISHCYSSFRGDVRGTAPSFYWTYLLSVCAGGGAWLLLWATVNRCGRRGILLLSMTMTGLASLILLGLMEYLSETAITVFSVLGLFSSQATASLCILFTAEIMPTIIRGTAVGTVLALGCVGRLSSPLMDLRNHYGYFLHHVVYSSLALLAVLSILLLPESKRKPLPQTLVDGEQYRRPPLGRRRRDNVPLLATPNPET, from the exons ATGATGATATCCCCGGACTCTCCCCCTCTGGTCTCCCCTTCCCCatgtcctcctccccctccgtccctcccttcctctccagtCCCCTCCTCCCCGGCCCAttcgtcctcctccctccccgccCCGCCCTCGCTGCCTCCCACGGGGGAGGTGATGGTGCTGGCTCTGGGCAGGAAGAAGCAGAGGGTCCTGATTGCTCTCTCCATCCTGCCCAACCTCTTCCTGGCCTTTCTGCTTTCCTCCGACCCCCTCATCACCCTCTCTTCGCCCCACCACTGCCACCTGCCGGGGCCCCTACCGTCACCTGAAGTGCTGAACGCCTCGCTGCCATGGGAGAAGGGGGTGAGGCCCGGGGACAGTGGGGGCCTGTCCCAGTGTAAGCAGTATGTCAACGGCAGCCAGTCAGCTGTGGTGGACTGCGAAGCCGGCTGGGACCACAACGTCACGGAAGGGCTGAGGAACAACATCGTTACTCAG TGGGATTTGGTGTGTGGTCAGTACTGGCTGGTCCCCGTGGAGGAGGTGTGTTTCATCCTGGGCGTCCTGACTGGCTGTCTCGGCCTGGGCTTTGCTGCTGACAG aCTGGGCAGGTCCAAGACTCTGCTGGCTTCTCTGACCTTGTCGGTGGTGTTTGgggtgttggtgtgtgtctctccGTATCCCTCCATCTTCATCGTCATGCGTTTCTGTCTGGCGGCGGCTAGTGCGGGAGTCTACCTCACTCTGTACATCACTC GTCTGGAGCTGTGTGAACCCTCTCTGAGGCTGCTGGTGACCATGCTGGCCGGGCTGATGACTGTCGCTGGAGAACTACTGCTGCTGGCTGTTGCCCTGGGCTGCCAGTCCTGGAGGGGCCTGCTGGGAGCCGGCGCCGCCCCACTAACACTTTTCCTCAGTTATGG CATTCCCGGGTTGTTTCCAGAGTCTCCACGCTGGCTACTTCTGTCAGAGAGATCAGCAGACATGAACTCCTTCACTGAGAGAAGAAACTCCAACAGAGATGTGAGGGACGACGAGAgcttcacag AGCTGGATTCAGAGCCGGCCCCCTCTTCACGCCCCCACCTGTCCTTCCCTGAGCTTTTCCACAGCAGGAACATCTGGAAGAACATGTGTGTGCTCGGCTTCACCTC ATTCATCGCTCACGGCATTAGTCACTGTTACAGCTCTTTCCGAGGTGATGTCAGAGGCACAGCCCCAAGCTTCTATTGGACGTacctgctgtctgtgtgtgcagggggCGGTGCCTGGCTGTTGCTCTGGGCGACTGTAAACAGGTGCGGTCGCCGTGGCATCCTGCTCCTCTCCATGACGATGACGGGGCTGGCCTCTTTGAtcctcctgggactcatggaGT ATCTCAGTGAGACGGCCATCACAGTTTTCTCGGTGCTGGGTCTTTTCTCCTCCCAGGCCACCGCCTCCCTCTGCATCCTCTTCACTGCAGAGATCATGCCCACCATCATCAG ggGCACTGCTGTGGGCACAGTGCTGGCCCTGGGCTGCGTGGGCCGCCTCAGCTCCCCGCTCATGGACCTGAGGAACCACTACGGCTACTTCCTGCACCACGTGGTCTACTCCTCCCTGGCCCTGTTGGCCGTGCTGTCCATCCTCCTGCTGCCCGAGAGCAAGAGGAAGCCGCTGCCCCAGACGCTGGTCGACGGGGAGCAGTACAGACGCCCCCCGctgggcaggaggaggagggacaatGTGCCGCTGCTGGCCACACCCAACCCAGAGACCTAA
- the LOC117749467 gene encoding proteasome maturation protein-like isoform X1, whose amino-acid sequence MNTRGLRSQLKDSVPVAGLCPQGAYGVQDSLRSGFTSIKNELLPSHPLELSEKNFQPNQDKMNFSTLRSIQGLHAPLKLQMEYRAARQIQRLPFLQSSNLALDTLRGNDESIGFEDILNDPFQSEMMGEPHIMVEYQLGLL is encoded by the exons ATG AACACTCGAGGACTTCGCTCTCAGCTGAAAGACAGCGTCCCTGTGGCCGGCTTGTGTCCGCAGGGAGCGTACGGCGTGCAGGACTCTCTGCGCAGCGG CTTTACCAGCATAAAGAATGAACTTCTTCCAAGCCACCCACTGGAGCTGTCAGAGAAAAAT TTCCAGCCAAACCAGGACAAGATGAATTTCTCTACACTCAGAAGCATCCAGGGTCTTCATGCTCCGCTCAAACTGCAGATGGAGTACAGGGCAGctagacag aTCCAGCGTCTGCCGTTCTTGCAGAGTTCAAACCTGGCTCTGGATACATTGAGAGGCAATGACGAGTCCATCGGCTTTGAGGACATCCTCAACG ATCCATTCCAGAGTGAAATGATGGGCGAGCCACACATCATGGTGGAATACCAACTGGGACTGTTGTGA